A stretch of DNA from Dehalobacterium formicoaceticum:
TTCATTAAAAGGTTCCAGTCCCCCCAATTCCTTAAGTTTATTTTGATAACCCTGTAAATAAATCTTACATTTGTCTAAGCGCAGATCTCCATCGGTGGATCCATCAGGAAGATCTTCCCAAGCACAACAAGAATAAACAATGGAAAAACAGACATCAAACAAGCGCAAATCAATTTTTGCCCAGTCAAAATCAAAGATGCCCACCGCTTGTCCATCCCGGAATTTCACATTACCCGGATGATAATCGGAATGAATGGGGTTAAAGACCATCTTGGCTACGTCTTCCTCAGGTACTCTGGTACGTTCAAGAACTGTTAAGATCTCGTCAAGATTTCTTAGATAAAAACCATGAAACTTATCGTTTAATCCGGTTTGGGCAAATTTTTTGAAAGTATCGGGCAGGATTTTAACAAAATCCAGGATCTTTGGTTCCACTCTTTCCCGGCCTTTGGGATCATAATTACGGGATGCATTGTGGAAGGTAGCCAAAACACCGGCAAAATTGGCGAACTCTTCATCCGTCAGATAAGGATCAATCCAAGTATATTTGTCTTCTCCTTCAAGGTAGTCATAAACAGCAAAATAGCGATATTCTGTCTTTCCTTTAAATTCTTCCGGCAATTTGATAAAGGTCTTGCCATCTTTGCTCCGAATCAAACCCGCCGCCACATCCAGACCATTAGCGATGGAAAAATCAATTAATGAATGCTCCAGCTCCATCTCTTTTTCCTGGATTCCTTTTTTGTACTTTCTGACAAAATAGTAGTACTCTTTGCCGTCCTTTTCCGTAAAGACCCCGAAACTGGTATTCACATATCCGCCAAAAATTTGATATACATCCTTCACTTTTCCCAAGTCATAAAACTCAAAAGCATCAATAATCTGATTTCTGGCCAGTGCCAGCTCCAATTTGCTTTTAAAATCTGCAGCAACTTCCATCAACTTTTCACTTTGGGTGTAAAGCGTAAATAATTCACTGGTGTTCAGGTTGGTT
This window harbors:
- a CDS encoding phosphotransferase, with protein sequence MDTSRMLQLTNLNTSELFTLYTQSEKLMEVAADFKSKLELALARNQIIDAFEFYDLGKVKDVYQIFGGYVNTSFGVFTEKDGKEYYYFVRKYKKGIQEKEMELEHSLIDFSIANGLDVAAGLIRSKDGKTFIKLPEEFKGKTEYRYFAVYDYLEGEDKYTWIDPYLTDEEFANFAGVLATFHNASRNYDPKGRERVEPKILDFVKILPDTFKKFAQTGLNDKFHGFYLRNLDEILTVLERTRVPEEDVAKMVFNPIHSDYHPGNVKFRDGQAVGIFDFDWAKIDLRLFDVCFSIVYSCCAWEDLPDGSTDGDLRLDKCKIYLQGYQNKLKELGGLEPFNETEKKYFPLMIEAANAYLINWCLSSYYADQENLNEYEYLAYLTHQVKMLKWIEEHQTDLAEIASSI